The Amblyraja radiata isolate CabotCenter1 chromosome 1, sAmbRad1.1.pri, whole genome shotgun sequence genome contains a region encoding:
- the LOC116975415 gene encoding flavin reductase (NADPH)-like isoform X2, translating into MKVLVLGATGKTGQFLVKQSLQQGHMVTAVVRTPSKLTIHHDNLKVVQADIFSADSLVEHFNEQNVVMSCLGFPISIFSQVTQYTESMKAIIASMRLAKVKRIIAMTSWYTQTESAQLTSWMVRWLLIPMIRTLLNNMYEMENYLTEECMDLDWTTVRPPELQNAPETDKEMLTYGGYFVPDQDGNPIANAVTRGDVARFMLSQLNEDTWVKKSVAMVTV; encoded by the exons ATGAAAGTCTTGGTGCTTGGTGCCACAGGCAAAACAGGCCAGTTTCTAGTGAAGCAATCCCTGCAGCAGGGTCACATGGTGACTGCTGTGGTGAGGACTCCCAGCAAACTCACCATTCATCATGACAACCTGAAG GTTGTTCAAGCAGATATTTTCTCTGCCGACAGCCTCGTGGAGCACTTTAATGAGCAGAATGTTGTCATGTCCTGCCTTGGTTTCCCAATAAGCATATTTTCTCAAGTTACTCAATATACAGAATCCATGAAAGCTATTATTGCTTCAATGCGCCTGGCAAAAGTGAAGCGAATTATCGCAATGACATCCTGGTACACACAAA CTGAGAGTGCACAATTGACCTCTTGGATGGTGCGGTGGCTGCTAATCCCCATGATCCGTACCTTACTGAACAACATGTATGAGATGGAAAATTATTTGACCGAGGAGTGTATGGATCTGGATTGGACTACAGTCAGGCCTCCGGAACTTCAGAATGCTCCAGAAACAG aTAAAGAAATGTTAACTTATGGTGGCTACTTTGTTCCGGATCAGGATGGGAATCCCATTGCAAATGCAGTGACACGGGGAGATGTTGCTCGCTTCATGCTTTCCCAGCTTAATGAGGATACGTGGGTGAAGAAGTCTGTGGCCATGGTAACAGTGTGA
- the LOC116975415 gene encoding flavin reductase (NADPH)-like isoform X1: MKVLVLGATGKTGQFLVKQSLQQGHMVTAVVRTPSKLTIHHDNLKVVQADIFSADSLVEHFNEQNVVMSCLGFPISIFSQVTQYTESMKAIIASMRLAKVKRIIAMTSWYTQTESAQLTSWMVRWLLIPMIRTLLNNMYEMENYLTEECMDLDWTTVRPPELQNAPETDTHNITADSFRPLDKEMLTYGGYFVPDQDGNPIANAVTRGDVARFMLSQLNEDTWVKKSVAMVTV; encoded by the exons ATGAAAGTCTTGGTGCTTGGTGCCACAGGCAAAACAGGCCAGTTTCTAGTGAAGCAATCCCTGCAGCAGGGTCACATGGTGACTGCTGTGGTGAGGACTCCCAGCAAACTCACCATTCATCATGACAACCTGAAG GTTGTTCAAGCAGATATTTTCTCTGCCGACAGCCTCGTGGAGCACTTTAATGAGCAGAATGTTGTCATGTCCTGCCTTGGTTTCCCAATAAGCATATTTTCTCAAGTTACTCAATATACAGAATCCATGAAAGCTATTATTGCTTCAATGCGCCTGGCAAAAGTGAAGCGAATTATCGCAATGACATCCTGGTACACACAAA CTGAGAGTGCACAATTGACCTCTTGGATGGTGCGGTGGCTGCTAATCCCCATGATCCGTACCTTACTGAACAACATGTATGAGATGGAAAATTATTTGACCGAGGAGTGTATGGATCTGGATTGGACTACAGTCAGGCCTCCGGAACTTCAGAATGCTCCAGAAACAG ATACTCATAACATCACCGCGGATAGTTTCAGAC ctctagaTAAAGAAATGTTAACTTATGGTGGCTACTTTGTTCCGGATCAGGATGGGAATCCCATTGCAAATGCAGTGACACGGGGAGATGTTGCTCGCTTCATGCTTTCCCAGCTTAATGAGGATACGTGGGTGAAGAAGTCTGTGGCCATGGTAACAGTGTGA